From Oceanispirochaeta sp. M1, a single genomic window includes:
- the pbpC gene encoding penicillin-binding protein 1C: MRYTAVAVPGLFILILLIPLPRPLFDTPRSTVLLDREDGLMGARIAADEQWRFPPESHIPDKYKSCVIRFEDKRFYYHPGVDLPAVLRSLYINIRAGEVLSGASTISMQVIRLAHPERPRTVPVKALEAMQALKLELLNSKEDILLYYASNAPYGGNTVGLSAAAWRYWNRNSEELSWAESALLAVLPNAPSLMHPGKNRDLLIEKRNNLLKSLASRGELDDLSLSLALEEPLPEKPLPLPSMAPHLLQRVILEKGEGLLQKSTLDRSLQATVQKEVMRHSRSLSYRGIYNAAVLVADLESGDVLAYAGNSPDDGSSIHGHSVDIITASRSTGSLLKPILFALSLQDGLILPDQMIKDTPVSFGTYSPENFHHSFDGAVPASNALIRSLNVPFVYLLQDYNYHRFHSELKAMGLSLPQPADHYGLALILGGAESSLWELTALFAGLGRRVKNPDDKAPFFDLRYDPDNEPVHRELDSPDAASLWFTFEAMKNLVRPEASWEYFQNSRDVAWKTGTSMGGRDAWAIGVTPRYAVGVWVGNADGEGRPGINGLKAAAPLLFDLIRQLPFDPSNDQDWFNRSLDGMQLEKICTVSGYKAGPNCPFEERLIPIKGVSTVTCPYHTLIHLDKEGVYRVDSRTSSVRDMTHLNWFVLPPVQEYYYRRIHNNYIPLPPFKGNVEQGRGISFIYPPSDAAVVKIPRLFDGEMGEVVFEAALRDNQSLLYWHLDGNYIGYTRFNHQMGIQSEPGTHRVSIVDEKGNSAERLFEFSE, translated from the coding sequence TTGAGATATACTGCTGTCGCGGTTCCGGGGCTTTTTATACTGATCCTGCTGATTCCTCTGCCGCGGCCTTTGTTTGATACTCCCCGGTCCACGGTATTGCTGGATCGGGAAGATGGACTTATGGGTGCCAGGATTGCAGCGGATGAACAGTGGCGCTTTCCGCCGGAATCTCATATTCCGGATAAGTATAAGAGTTGTGTTATCCGCTTTGAAGATAAAAGGTTTTATTATCATCCGGGTGTGGATCTTCCGGCAGTGTTACGTTCCCTCTATATCAATATCAGGGCCGGTGAAGTATTAAGCGGAGCCAGCACTATCTCCATGCAGGTCATACGTCTTGCTCACCCCGAGCGTCCCCGGACAGTTCCTGTCAAGGCTCTTGAAGCCATGCAGGCCCTGAAACTGGAACTCCTTAATAGTAAGGAAGACATCCTTCTCTATTACGCTTCCAACGCACCCTATGGCGGGAATACGGTGGGTCTCTCTGCTGCGGCATGGCGCTACTGGAATAGAAACAGTGAGGAGCTCTCCTGGGCTGAATCTGCACTCCTTGCAGTTCTTCCCAATGCCCCCTCACTTATGCATCCCGGAAAGAATCGAGACCTTCTGATTGAAAAAAGGAATAATCTTTTAAAATCACTGGCTTCCAGGGGAGAACTTGATGACCTGAGCCTCTCTTTGGCTCTTGAGGAACCTTTACCGGAAAAGCCGCTGCCACTACCATCTATGGCTCCCCATCTACTTCAAAGAGTTATCCTTGAGAAGGGTGAAGGGCTGCTGCAGAAGAGCACCCTGGATCGTTCTCTTCAGGCCACAGTACAGAAAGAGGTCATGCGTCATAGCAGGAGTCTCAGTTACCGGGGTATCTACAACGCAGCCGTTCTGGTAGCAGATCTGGAGAGTGGAGATGTTCTTGCCTATGCAGGAAACAGTCCTGATGACGGCAGCAGTATACATGGTCATTCTGTTGACATTATTACTGCATCCAGAAGTACCGGGAGCCTTCTTAAACCCATCCTTTTTGCCTTAAGTCTGCAGGACGGATTGATTCTTCCGGATCAGATGATAAAGGACACTCCAGTCTCCTTCGGAACCTATTCACCTGAGAATTTTCATCACAGTTTTGATGGGGCTGTTCCGGCATCAAATGCCCTGATCCGCTCCCTCAATGTGCCTTTTGTGTATCTTCTGCAGGACTATAATTATCACCGTTTTCACAGTGAATTGAAGGCTATGGGATTATCCCTTCCACAGCCGGCAGATCATTACGGGCTTGCTCTTATTCTAGGGGGAGCAGAATCTTCACTCTGGGAGCTCACCGCACTCTTTGCCGGGTTAGGACGGAGGGTGAAGAACCCTGATGACAAGGCACCTTTTTTTGATCTGCGGTATGATCCTGATAATGAACCGGTCCATCGTGAGCTTGATTCTCCTGATGCCGCTTCTTTGTGGTTTACCTTTGAAGCCATGAAAAACCTTGTGCGCCCGGAAGCTTCATGGGAATATTTTCAGAACTCTCGGGATGTAGCCTGGAAAACGGGAACCAGTATGGGAGGACGGGATGCCTGGGCAATAGGAGTTACTCCCAGGTATGCGGTAGGTGTCTGGGTAGGAAATGCTGATGGTGAAGGCCGGCCCGGCATAAATGGTCTGAAGGCTGCAGCTCCTCTTCTCTTTGATCTGATTCGGCAATTACCCTTTGATCCATCAAATGATCAGGACTGGTTCAACAGATCTCTTGATGGAATGCAGCTGGAGAAAATTTGTACGGTCAGCGGGTATAAAGCCGGTCCGAACTGTCCCTTTGAAGAACGGCTTATACCTATCAAGGGAGTCAGTACAGTAACCTGTCCCTACCATACTCTTATTCATCTGGATAAGGAGGGGGTATATCGGGTCGATAGCCGTACAAGTTCTGTACGTGATATGACGCATCTGAACTGGTTTGTGCTGCCACCTGTCCAGGAGTATTATTATCGCCGTATCCATAACAATTATATTCCTCTACCGCCGTTTAAGGGGAATGTGGAACAGGGTCGGGGTATCTCTTTCATATATCCTCCCTCTGATGCTGCTGTAGTTAAAATACCGAGGC